The Sus scrofa isolate TJ Tabasco breed Duroc chromosome 6, Sscrofa11.1, whole genome shotgun sequence region tttggtAAAGATAAGGGCGCAGACCAAAACATAGAGTAATCAAGCCTAACCATGTATGGATACAATTGCAAGGGGAAATTGATGGAATTAAAGTcagagccacagagggagctTAGAATAGGGTTCTTGCAGAATCTCACAGAACAAGGTGAATAAAGATAAGGTGTATCTGCTATTTATAGAACCCAACTTTCTACAAATAGAGAATGCATAAACTCGGGTATACAGAACAGTTTCAAAAGTTGAcaaggttaaaataaaaaggatcaaCAAATTGCTGCCAATGGTCCTAGACTTAGCTGTTAACGCCACCCAGCAATCGCCTCCTCCAGGCACTTTGGAGGCCTGCCTTTCCCACCTTTGCCCCCTTGTGGTCGGTTGTGGCTATGTCAGGAGTTCTGGCCGTGACTGTAGGCAGAATAAAACTAGGCCCCGGAGGCCTGGAGCTTTCAGGTGCCTGGAGAAAACGCTTCAGAGCTTCTCAaagtttttctcctcctccctctggaaACCGCTCACACTGCAGCTGGAAACAGGGCTGCCAAACTATGATGACTTGGAGTGTAGGTGAGATGAAAATCCTGTTGATTTCAGCCACagggatttggggtttttttattctGTATGATCTAACATGTTCTTAAAccaaaattgaattaaattatgacttgtcaaaaataatttttaaattatgtgagggaaatataaatttctaaataattcatgtttaaaataatgaaatgcaaagaaaatttaattcatCAAACCTGTAAAACGCAAGTTAGGTTCACTAATCAATGAGACTGAAAATAGatgaattaaacatttaatttaatatgGAATATAGGATagacaaatgaaacagaataacTAAAGGGagtgaatctaaaaaaatatatatttgcaagacagaaaatacatgaaaagcaaAATTGCTAGAGAGTAACACTAAAATCAAgttatttctgaagaaaataaactcataagCAAATCTCTACCAAACctgctttaaaaaagagagaaaaaaagaaaggcaaagcatGAATTTTTGAAAGTACCATAAGGAAATATAAGCAATTATATAGTAATATACTTGAAAACttaaatagaaaattttcttaaaatgtatatgtaaatgataatttttagctcaagaagaaatagaaaaacagaaataaagtaaaGCAATAAATATTGACTTGATAGCCTAAACCCGTGGGACATCCGTCTAGATTTCCcagatattaaaaggataaaGAGGGTGTACGTTATGAACAAATGTAGGTCAATATATTTTACAACTTAAGCAAAATGGGAAAATTCCATGAGAGACATGTATTGCAATAACTGACtcgaaataaaattttcaaaaaaaacacagaaaaagtccTGTGCCAACTAAGGAAATTGAATTCATAATTGAAAACTTTCCCAGAAAGAAAACTTCAGGCAAGATGAATTCATTTATGAATTctggcaaaaatttaaaaagaaataccaacCTTGGCATGAGCTTTTTAAGAAAGTAGAGGAGAAGGAAGACTCAACTCACTGGCTAAAGGTGTTACCCTGGTTCCAAAATCATCAGAGACATTTCAAGAGGAGAAAGTTAAAGAAAGATAGTCCTCACGAGCACAGACTCAGAAATCCAAAATGTTAGCAagggcacaaaaaaaaaaaaaaattcatcatgatcaagtaggttTAATGTCAGAAAATATGTCATGGCAATTCATCATGTTACCAGTAAATTAGAATCGCAAATCCAGGGGCTGCTTCGAGACCCCGACCGCCCTCTGCCTTCTCACGTAACACGGGTGTCTTCTCTGGAAGTACTGATGGACCCATAGAAAAGACCTTCAGCAACTCCACATCCTGGGCTTCCTGAAGGAAacttcaatttttgtttgtttgttttgtctttttgccttttctagggctgctcccatggcatatggaggttcccaggctaggggtcgaatcggagctgtagtcaccagcccacgccacagctcacagcaacgccggatccttaacccactgagcaaggccagggatcgaacctgcaacctcatgattcctagtccgattcattaaccactgagccacggcaggaactccctgaacttctGAACACATCCAAATCATGTGGCATCACAGCCCTTCACCATAGCCCCGCCCACAAACAGGCCCCCACCAGTTTTTTTAGTGCCTCCCTCTCAAAGGTTCAGAGTCACAGAGAATCACCAGACAGTGGGTGGGGGAGGTGACCTCAGCACAAGACAGAGGTCAAAACATGCACAAACACGGATATCGAAGGCAGAATTTGAAGAGCACGATAATCAGCATCTTCCAAAAGATAATATATGATATTATgttcaagaaatagaaacagtttATGTTaggagggggaaaggaagaattaGAGAATGAGAGGAAGGGCTTGGTGCAAATTAAAAATACGAGGGCTTAAATGGGCATGCGTGGGAGGtttgaaagataaaattgagaaattatgtaaaagaaaaagcgtgaaaaacaggagagaaaagattaaaaaaaaaaaaaggattaattcaggcagtgcaggagttcccattgtggttccgtGGGTTAACAACCCAAAAaaatgtccgtgaggatgtggatttgatccctggcctcactcagtgggttaaggagccggtgttgccatgagctgcagtgtaggttgcagatgtggctcggatctggtgttgctgtggctgtggtgcaggccagtagctgcagctctaattagacccctagcttgggaacgtccatatgctacaggtggggccctaaaaaaggaaaaaaaaaatcaggcagtgTAACACCCCACTAATAGGAAATCTAAGAGAAAACACAAGAGtggaaattacttttaaaaatgaagaaatgaagagttTTCCCCAGTATAATCAATGCAAAGAACCACCACAAGGCACATCTGGTGAAAGGCAGAACACCAGGGTCTAAAGCACATCCTGGACCATTTCAGAGCTAGAAGAAAACAGCCATACTGGCAATGGCTTCTCCTCGGCTATGTGATGGAGCAGTGCTCTCAGAGCCTGAGGGAAGAGGAATTCCAGGCTTTGACTCTATCCCAGTCCAGACAGGTGACACCTCAATACAGTCCCTCTGGCCCCACTGTTCAGGAACTTCCTGAAAGATGCTCCACCAAAATGGGGGGGCGCACAGGGAACCCCCCTTGGGGAGGAGCCACCTGACCCTGTATCATTACAGCAGGGGAAGGTGTGCCTCAGGGGTTACaattcctttggattttttttttttaattagggccgcacccacagcatatagagattcccaggctaaaggtcgaatcagagctgtagctgccagcctgcaccacagccacagccataagggatctacaccacagctcacggcaatcagccagatccttaacccactgagcgagaccagggatcaaacctgcatcctcatggatgctagtcagattcatttccgctgagccacaatgggagctcctccttTGGACATTTTAGAAAGGATcaattataattacatataaacCCAGGCAAGTGAGAACGTGAGGTGATGATTAATTCCAGGCCATTATGGACTTGGGGGAGAACAAAGGGTGCACAAGAAAGCGTGTGTAATTCCGACACTCCATTTTCTCAGATTTATTCACTTCACAAGGACTTCATAAGTAATGATTCAAGCCCGGCTCGGCTCTAGACCCTGGGGATGAGACTAAGTCCCAGGGTCAAATCcttgatgggggaaaaaatcagggTGAGGAAAGTGGAGAAAGCTTTTGGGGGTTCAGGGAGAACCCCTGTGTCAGTTATGAGAACATCTGATAAGCAGTAAATGTTACCTATATatggaaaacaggaaaacataAGGCATTCATCATCAAAATGGTATTAGCTGAGAGAGGGTGCAAAGTCTTAGgagaatttcaactttttttttttttttttttgtctttttgccttttctagggccgcccccgagacatatagaggttcccaggccaggggtcgaatcggagctgtagctgccagcctacaccagagccacagcaacgagggatctgagccgcatctgtgacctccaccacagctcacagcaatgccggatcctcaactcactgagcgaggccagggatcaaacccgcaacctcatggttcctaatcggattcgttaaccaccgagccatgacgggaactccagtttcaacTTTCACACTtcctaaaatctaaaaaaatcaaggaaaaacatGATAAGCCTGTCGTTCAGCAATATGGAAGTGTGTGTAAAAGAAAGTGTGATTTTGATCATCACCTGAAAATTAGATTGGGTTTTGGGGAATTGCAGGGCAGGGTGGACTTGATTCAGGTTATGTGCATATTTTACTTTgatgaaaataacacatttagtAGAATTAAACATTGCTGAAAGGATGGCATATTTGACTCTACTACCTGCCCTGTGAGAAAGTACAAATCCCATGTAGAATGATCAACAGCAAACTGAGTCCAGGAGGTTGAGGGCTCAGGATACAGGTGCCCCCAGGTTGATCATGCAGGTTGCACATGCGGGCAAGAGCTGGGCTGGGCTCCGTTTCCTCCCATGCAGTTTGCAATGCCAGGAGTCAGTGAAGCAATATTTACAAGGTTCTGAGGGGGAAAATGCCACCCAGAAGTTTCCGACTTAGCCCAGCTGTGCATAAAGTAAAAAGACAGATGCCATCAACAGGCAATAATTCAAGAAAACCATGAGCCTTTcttggaaaaacagaaacaaaatttagCCAATGAAGGGCTACATgaatcaaaatcatttttttgaaaaaggaaaaatgatgtttaaaaactGGCGTGGTGAGCTCtaaaccattttaaatataaagactgttttttaagacttaaaaaaaccctgaaggaCTGTAGTGAAAAAACAAGATGTAAATGttataaacttcaaaaaatggaaaattaataatataacaaaaaatcAGGACACATTAGGAAAAAATGAGCCAAGCCAGAAGTTGTGCTGATTTTCCCATATTTCTGAGCAGGGAATCCACACAGTTTGGGGTGTGGCTGCGGCTGGGAAAGTGACAGCAGGCAAACACGACCCAGTGTTGTAAAGCGCATTTGTGCGTTGATACAGTGTGTTCATCCAATTGGCAAGTTAGGCCCTGGTCACCTGTCCTGCAGTGTGTTCTCAGTGTCCACCAGCGGCAACCCTGGAGCTGATCTCGCGGAGGCCACCAGACCCGCTCGACCGCGATCCCGGACCTGCTCCGCAGCGCCACCTCGTGGTAGGGAGCCCTGGGTACTGGGCCCTGGAGCCAAGGTCTCCTTAACAAACCTACATCGTTACTACTTTCGTCTTTAATCGAAAATATAGTATCTCTATCTTGCATCTTCCAGAGCTTATTTACATTCTCATTTTAGAGTACGAATAAGAAGAGggcagaacaggagttcctggtgactcagcaggtcaTGAATGCTGCTAGGGACTACgggcccctgccccccaggggtGCCTCCTGGCTTGTAATTCAAGGAAGCTGGTTAGTTTGAGAAGGGACCTGTGCCAGCAAGAGAAATGCTGCTTCTTTCCTCATCAGTAAGGAGCCTGAGAGGCCTGGCCCACCTCTCCCAGGCCTGAGGGACCCATCCCCTCCAGTGACCCCCAGGCCCAGGGGACCTGCTCCAGTTTGGAGTAACATCCAGGGTGGTGGCCCATatccagatggggaaactgatgGGTGTGGCACGTTTGCACCAGAGCCCAGGTGGTTTGCTGGCTGCCACTCAGCAGGATTTGGCTCAGATGCCCTGGTTCTGGCACCTCTGGAGTGGAAGAGGGTCCGCCCCAGGGTCATCTTGAACTTCTAGATAATTTTATCCTTGGGTCTGTGCTTTGTAAGGGGATGTGTTAGGGCTTGGAGCCTTGGCTGCTGGGGGAGGAACCTCCCCATCTCCACTGGGTGCTCCCCATCCCACCCACTGACCTgccactgcccacccccccagcccccgtgGTGATTAGCACAGGCGCCTGCCAAGCCGCAGGCAGGGCCCAAGCCCGTGAGGGTCAGCTGCCCTAGGACCAGCACTGAAGCCAGACATGGGCCAGGATGGGTCAGGACGGGACAGGACAGGCAGAGGGATGCAGACAGGGGAGAGAGGCTTTTTTCCAGAGCTCTGACAATGGGCCCTGCAGTTTCACTTTATCCTGGGCCTGAAAATCACAAAGCTGGCCTGGCTGGCATGTGCCTCCGAACCAGGCACCGTTGGTCGGAGCTGGATACACTACTGAGGACTAGGCAGGAGCTCCAGGGGCTGCTGGTGGCCTCGGCCACTCCCAGTTCTGGGGCCTTCAGGGAATGGCGTCTCTGCACCTCCTGGCAGTGTCCACAGGCCCAGTGTGGGTAAACAGCATGTCCCTGGGAGGAATAGGGTCCTGACAGCAGGCAGGTCTGGAGGAGTCAGAGCACTTCTGTCGGTCCTCGGCTCCTGGGTGACAGGGACACTGAACTCGCTGTTTTCGCCAAGGGAACCACTATGGTTACAGCATCACATTATTTCACCAACATTCAGCTGGGAACAGAGGCTGGATATTCCTCTTAAAAGTACCACAGGACGGCGCACCGCCTGGCTTCCGGGGGACCTGTGTTCATGTGCCCACTTAGGGGACGGGACCCTGAGAGCTGCCACAGACGTGGGCAGGTAGCCGTGGACACGGAGGGAAGCACGCTGGGACCAGGACAGGGCTCAAGACGGAAACCCAACTGGCCACAAACCCACTTCCAAACTAGGAATGCATCAGGAGGTGGTGCTAAGTCTACGATGCCCTGAACAGAGAAGGGCAAAGGCAAGTTCCTTGAGTGGGCTTGACTCCAGCCCTAAATTAAGATTTATTCACCCTCGTGGCTGTCTGGGAATCCGTCTGCCCAGGGGTGTTTATAGTCTCCTTAATTAAAATCATATTCAATCTAGTCTCAAGTTACATTTGCTAAAACCATGGTTAAAGGCAGGAGCAGCCATGGGCAATGAGATTGACCAAGCACAGGCAAGGGGGAGCCACTGGTTTAACTCTGACCCGGGCTCCACCCAGGCGATGGCGTGTGGATGGCCCTCACTGCCAAGGGCTTCCGGCTGCACTCAGGCCTTACTGGCTCGCCTGCTCTCCTCCCCAGGAAGCCCACCAGGAGGGGCTGAAGCCACGCTCCAGGCCACAGGCCATTTTCTGTGGACAGGCTCCCATGTCCATAGGGGGATTCTCACCAGTTGGTCCGGATCCCCTCTCCCCTCAATGTATTGCCCCTGTGCCATCATCACCTCACCTCTGAATCACAGCTTAGCTTCAGGCAGTAAGGCAGCTTTATAGTTTGGCCCCCTTGCTCGGAAACCTGGAGCCTGGAATCCCCAGGACATCGAGGCTGGCCCAGGAGGTGGTGGCCCAGGTGTCTCTGTGGGCATACATGCTTCTCATGGCCTAGTACCAGAGGGCGCTCAGCCCTCCAGGTGCAGAGTGGGGTGAAGGGAAACCAGCCCATGGGCACAAATGTCCATCTGGCTTTAAAAGTCATGGGAAAATACTGGTTAACAGAGGAGAGACAAAGGGCCTGCCCAGGGGTGGCCAGCATCAATAAACACTGACATCCAGTGAGCcttctgtctttatttattaCTGACTCAAGGCTGCCAGCCGAGCACTAGCCCAGATTCCTGGTAAGAACCGCGTCCCCTTGTCAGGGAGGTCACATTTATTTAACAGAGTTCACTTTTATTCTCACTTACAGACAACACATTTCCTGGATGTACACAAGTTAGCTAAGTGCTTACTAAGACTTTGaaagttaagtttaaaaaaaaaaaatgccataattaggagttccctttgtggttcagagttaatgaacccgacgaggacccatgaggatgtgggttccatccctggccttgctcagtgggttaaggatccagcgtagccatgagctgtggcatagttcgcagacttggctcggttctggcattgctgcagctgtggcataggctggcagctgtagctttgattcgacccctagcctgggaacctccatatgccacaggtgcacaagtgcagccctaatatagcaaaaaaaaaaaaaaaaaaaaaaagataaaaatgccaTAATTAGGCCTCTTGAAAGCTTTGGAAGAATCAGAAATGAGAAATTTATAAAcgttactttaaaacattttaacccTTAAATTCAAAGGGGATTTAACCAACCTAGGTCATAAGTGGGGCTAATTATTTAGATGAATTTTATTCAGGCCCCTTGAATGTTATTAGGTTCTTTTCTATATGAGCAGGGGCCCCTGGGCCATTTCAAAGGAACACTCAAATGGAAGACATGTGCTCTCCTTTCTCAAAACAGGTATTTGCTTCGGCctcttttaagatattttcaataTCCTTAAATTCTGCATAAAGTTAAAGCCGGGACCAAGCCTTTTACTGACACCACCAAGATGAAACCTGGGGGGGCGGGCAGAGGGACATGGTGGTTTTCCTTCCcagcttcacacacacacacatcagggGACCAGAGCCCACTCACAGCTCCAAGGTGTCCCAAGGGAACCAAAACCGCGCCGTCCAACGGCACTCCCTACACCTAGCACTCCAATTTCTACCACTCCTGGTATCGAACTCTATTACCGATCCCCATTCTCCGGAAGACAGAGCATTACACAGCGTGCCCTCTGACCGAGTAAATCCCCTGCAACTAAGGTGCGAACCGTGTATAAATGCAAACACTGCCACTTCCGTTTTCTTACCTCCTGCTGTACTGTTACCTCCCTTAACTCAGTGAAGGACATGTTCTCTTGGAGGGTGTACTGAAGTGTCGCCCCCGTAAGTACAGAGAGCAAGTACCACAGTAACTGGAGGATTGATGGGCACCTTCCAAAGGTCCGGAGTTTAAAGTACCCCCCAAAGGAGCTTACCTGACTCCCAGGGCAGGATGCACAACCTGGATGAACAGACTGTTCTTATCTAACGCAGTTGGAAGCATGTAAAGAGTGGAGAATGTGTTTTTGAAACAAAGGACATGagcaaagcaaaatgaatgataataatgaaaagaataatcgTACTTATAtagtttcagattttattttcataattatcttCCTAAAGGAGCAATAATCTGCATTTCCATAACACATTTAATATTCTATTCACCAAAGAGCTGGAAAAAAGACCAGGGATAAAGCAGTTTTTATACACAAATAGCATCCTCTGCATATGTACAGATGAATTCGACATACAAAGTGTGCCTTGTGGACTGAGTGCACTGACAACACCGCGGAACACTGACTGTCAGACTCGGTGTAAACACGTCTTCACTTCCCACCGTACTCGGGACAAAGGCCTACATAGTGGAAAAATGAGAGGCTCTCTCTTCACGAACAGCCCCGACCTCGGGGAACAGCCACGAGCCCCGCAACTTCGTAACCTGGCctgggacaggggaggggggtggaggtcGCACTGGATCACTGCTCATTTTTGACTAACATGtaagaaagagtaaaaataaaactttccctAGGCTGTAATGGAGAATGTGGTCTATAAAAGATGgtctaaaatatcttttcagtGTTGCCAAACCTCTTTAAATGGATTGTTCATTAGCTCAAATGCACCTCAGCACAAGACTCCTGAGGTTTCTGGTGGATcgggattggggggggggtgtctctgaaACATTAACACAATGCCAAACACAAACGCCTAAATCTGCTTTCCTGAGATGGTTCAGTTTGCCTCCAGTCTGCAGGTGGCGGCTGCCCGCAGAACCACTCAAGGACTGGAGGGGGCAGGACACTGATTAGTGTTTGCACCCGACCTTCGATGACAATCTCCACCCTTCAGTCCACCCGCCTGAGCACACTGGCCAGCTCTCCCACGGAGCCCAGGGGGACGGGACCTCCCGTGATGACCGCCTCAGCATCCCCGGAGGCCAGCACACCGAGCTCCCTGTGCTGGCACAGACAGGTGGGGGCGGGAGCGTGGGCCCTTCCTGTGCAAGAGAGGGGGTCTGAGCACAGGGCGGAGGCCTGCGAAGGAGGGACGCGGGCTGGGATATAGACAGCACCTCCCCCACGACCCAGAGGCCACTCAGGGGGAAGAAACATGGATGCCAGGCTGAGAGGAAGCGCTGCACTGCCGGGACGCGTGAGCAAGCCCGTGTTAGTTCCCGTGCAGTCAGGAAGCCAGGGGGTTCGGAGACAGTCACGGTGCACGTGCGGGTGGAAGAGAGAAGACACCACAGACTCGCCGTACTGTGCTCTCTCACAGACTTCCAGGCGACTCCGCACGCACCTCATCCTGGGACAAACAGCAGGCAGGGCTCAAACAGCTTCCTGCCCCAATATCACTTCTGAAGgtctaataatttaaatatacctAATATCACGGGGGagaaatttccttttgaaaacGAACATTTAAAACACTATTTTGTTTAACCAGTAAACGTCACTTTTAGCAGCAATTATTAAATAAAACGCAAAACAACTTCTCTAACAGGAAATCACAAGAGCCCAAGAGAGAGGAGGCCCTCCGCCTAGTAATGCTTTGTTTAGAACAAATGTGTCTGAATTTGGTTTGCGATTATAAAATCAACTGCATGAAAATGTGACAGTGACTTCTCTGCTCACTCCTGCGGGTGTCTGACAAGAGCTTTatcatgaagagaaaaaaatggttcACGGGCAGCGGGCACGATGGGTGGTCCAGACGCGGGAATGAGGCTCATCTGCACCAACATCAGGACCAGGGCCTCGGGATCTGGGCACCCCCAACGTCAGCTCAGGTACCTGAGGTGGGGGACACTGAGCCTAGCACAGGCCCCCTGCAtactcatcctcctcctcctcagcaggggcggcgggggcaggggcgCCCTCTGGCTGAGCTTGTGGAGGGGCTGCCACCTTCTTCTTGACTCCACCTCCAGGGACCACCAGGCTCAGGCCCAGCTTCGCATACTGTCAAGGACAAAGCTCGTCTAAGACTGGACGACCCGGACGACCAGATGCGAACAGGCGACACCTGTGCGACAGAGCCTGGCCCTCCGAGAGCCTAGCCACCACTGTGATGCATCAACCACCACAAATCCCAGCGCCATTCAGCTGGCTCATGGCCGGGATGGGACAGGGACACGACACCCAGACACAGGAATGTGGGACAACTGAGCTAAGAGATGCTGGAGTCCCTGTGAAATACGGTCTGTTCCGTGTTAGGAAGCCCGGTCCCCGGAGAGGGAAGGACTTACATCATTGTCCATGTACTTGAACAGGGGCGAGTTGCAGACCTCGGACACCTGGTCCTGGTCCTGCTGGTCGTAGCCCTCCAGAAGCTGCTCCAGAGCCGCACAGTCTTCACTGCCGTTGAAGCCGGGGATGCTGGGGGAAGACCAGGGCACGTCTGTGTCTGTTCCCCACAGAGCGGCCCCCACCCAGGTGACAACATCTAAGGACACTGCCGATCGTACAAGTGAGGAGGCCTGGCAGGCTGGACATCCTACAACACCCCGGATGGCCAACAGCAAAGACTCGGGGCGCCTGGACTCAGGGTGCCCAGACTCAGATGCCCTGCTCACTTAAAACTTCGCCTCCAAGGAAAGCCCTTAGCCCAAGCTCCTCACAACACAGTGTGAGCACTGCCctcttatcctttttttcttggtgaataTCACGAATTCAATCAAGTCATTCACTTTCGTGGCAGCCCCCAGGAGAAAAACATATGAAAGAACACAACTCATAAAAATCCCACTGctggagttgccattgtagcgcagtagaaatgaatctgactagcatctgtgatgacacaggcttgatccctggcctccatcagtgggttaaggatctgacattgccacaagctatggtgtaggttgaagacacagctcagatcccacactgctgtggctgtggtgtaggccagcggctacagctccaatttggcccctagcctgggaacctccatacaccacgggggtggccttaaaaagcaaaaacaacaacaacaaaaatcccacTGATAAGCTGGAATGGTTGCCAGGCACTCCCATCCTCtgaaatctatttaaaaacaaaacaaaacccaggacTGTTGGCCCAAGCTGAGTGTCAGGAACAGCTGTGAGCTGGTGGTGGCTCACCTGTAACTCTCCCGGACGCAGCGCTCGGCGGCCACATAGTCGTTTCTGTGGAGATGAACTAAGACTTGGGCAATTGTTTTCTGAAACAAAAGAGGCGATTATGGGCCATGTTTATATCCATGCAGAAAAGACAATTTCCTGACGGCTGGAGTTTAACGTTCAATCTCAGTCTGTGCCTAGAGAGATTTGTAATCCCCCTGTCACCTCAACAAGACCCCGGCAGAACATCCCAGAATAGCACACCTCGAGCTCCAGTGTGCACACTCCACCCAGGGTCTCCTTGAAGAGATGGCAGGGTCAGTGGCTGAGGGAGCCTCTCATACTGGCTCCCAGGTGGTGCCGGTACCCAATCCAAGAACCACATTCAGAGACATGGCCACCGAGAAAAACCATCACATGTTATAAAGGAAGTTTCTTCCAGGCACCTACACAGGTTTAATCTCAAAAAGGGAACAAGTAAGAGGGGGCCCATAACGCAGCAATTCTACCCCAAAATCCTTAGAGGGACAGAAGGACAAGATGAATGAGTGGAAACTTCACAGAACAGACGCAACGGTACTATTCACTTAACAAAGGATTAATGAGAACACAGGACTGGTAAGATCGTATTGGCAAGACAGCTCTTCCATCTTTTTATGGTCATTTTTGAGATGACTTATTGATCCATCTTTAAGTTCCCTGAGTCTTCTGTCGTCTCCATTTTCAGATTAAGCCCATCCAGTATTTTACTTCAGACACTGCTTTTTCAgtcaaaaattctaatttatttcatttatagtttccagtaaaaaaagaaaacacatattcATGGAACCTGGTCTTAGGCACAGTCACACCACCATGAAATCTAAGGTAAAGCTAAAACAAGCGTCTTCAAAGCATACCTTATAACAAGTTGGGTAATTCTCAAtctccttataaatatttttttctttctgaatagaGAGTGCCGCCTCATCGAACCTaaacacaaaacaagaaaaataagacaggCAGGTCCATGTGACCCAGAGAGAGGTCAGTGTTGTGCTGGATCTGACGTTACAGACTTTACAGAGAGAAAGACGCCATCCGGCACCTCAGCAGCTGCCCCACAACCGTGTTCCATGGCCTTT contains the following coding sequences:
- the LOC110261162 gene encoding uncharacterized protein LOC110261162, translated to MRCVRSRLEVCERAQYGESVVSSLFHPHVHRDCLRTPWLPDCTGTNTGLLTRPGSAALPLSLASMFLPPEWPLGRGGGAVYIPARVPPSQASALCSDPLSCTGRAHAPAPTCLCQHRELGVLASGDAEAVITGGPVPLGSVGELASVLRRVD